The sequence below is a genomic window from Desulfuromonas sp..
GACAGCATGTAGAAAAAGGCATTTCGAAAACCTTCGTCCTGATCGATCCGAACATGCCGAAGGAAATTCTTGGCTATTACACCCTGGCCTCTTGCGAAGTTGTGACCAGCAATTTGCCGGCAGATATTGCCAAAAAATATCCGACGCGAGTGCCGGCCGCCAAACTCGCCCGCTTGACGGTCCTGAGAGGGCAGCAGCGCAAGGGTTTTGGCGGTGTCATGATGGCCGACGCTATGAAGCGCATCCTCGCGATTGCCGACAATATCGGAGTTGTCGGTTTTTTTGTGGATGCTAAAAATCAGCCGGCCAAAGAGTATTATGAGCAATACGGGTTCATCCCCCTTCCCAACAACCCGCTAGAGTTATTCCTCCCCCTCGCAACCCTTAGAAAGGCTGTTGAGGCGGCAGGGTAGGAGGGTTCAATGAAAAATCGAAAAGCTTCTATGTCGCACTGACAAAGGGGACATTCGCCATGAACCGCTGCCGGGGTCTTTCATAATTTGACATTGCCCCTCCCAGCGCCTGCCCTAACGTCCATCCATCCAAACAAAAAAAGGCAGCCAACCCAACCGGGCCGACCGCCTTTTGTTTACCAGTAATCACCGCCACCTTATTATCAGGGGACTCCTTTACCCTTGACGGCAGGCGGCATGACGCGTGTCATCTGTTCATTTAATTTGATTTCGCTTGTGTTCGATGTGCTGATCTAAATTTTTAGACAACATATCTTTGTACTGTTCGGTAAACCAAGCCAATGCCTTCTCTTTGTCTTCAACTAGGTTTTTAGATTTATGGGATGCTTCGTGTGCGCTGAATCGTGCGGCTGCGTACCGAAAAGCAGCACTGACAAGCCCCAGACTTTCACCGTTCTCTTGAACCAACCGGTTCGCTACAGCGATAAACTGATCTGCCATATCAAACAGTTCGACATCTTTGATTTCATCACTCATCCACTTACCCTTTCTTACACATAGCCCGGTTCCGTTCAAAGGGAGACTCCCCTCCCCTACCCCAGCAGATCGACAATTTCGGGCGCCAACCCGACATAACTGCCGGGCGTCAAGGCCAGCAACCGCTCTTTGTCCTCGGGGGCCAGCTCCAGCCCCTCGACGAAGTCGCGTATCGTCTCACGGTCGATCTTCTGGCCGCGGGTCAGCTCCTTGAGCTTCTCGTAGGGCTTCTCGATCCCGGCCTTGCGCATCACCGTCTGGATCGGCTCGGCGAGCACCTCCCAGGCCCCGTCGAGATCCTCGGCGAGCTTGTCCTCGTTGAGCTTGAGCTTGCCCAGCCCCTTGAGGGTTGAGCGGTAGGCGATCATGCTGTAGCCGAAACCGACCCCGACGTTGCGGATCACCGTCGAGTCGGTCAGGTCGCGCTGCAGGCGGGAGATGGGGAGCTTGGCGGCGAGGTGGCCGAAGACGGCGTTGGCCAGGCCCAGGTTCCCCTCGGAGTTCTCGAAGTCGATGGGGTTGACCTTGTGGGGCATGGTCGAGCTTCCGACCTCGCCGGCGACCGTCTTCTGGCCGAAGTAGGCCATGGAGATGTAGGTCCAGACGTCGCGGTCGAGGTCGACCAGGATGGTGTTCCAGCGGGCCAGGGCGTCGAAAAGCTCGGCCATGTAGTCGTGGGGTTCGATCTGGGTGGTGAAGAGGGTCTGGACAAGGCCCAGTTCGTCCTCGATGACCCTCTTGCTCAGGGCGACCCAGTCCACATCGGGGTAGGCCGACAGGTGGGCGTTGAAGTTGCCGACCGCCCCGTTGAGCTTGCCGAGGATCTCCACGGCGGCGATTCCCGCCCCCTGTTTCTGCAGCCGGGCGACGAAGACCGCCAGCTCCTTGCCGATGGTCGTCGGCGAGGCGGTCTGGCCGTGGGTGCGGGCGAGCATCGGCACCGACCTGAAGTCGGCGGCGAGCTTCTTGACGACGTCGACGATTTGCTCCTGCAGGGGCTGCAGGGCGGCGAGGCCGTCCTTGAGCATCAGGGCGTGAGAGAGGTTGTTGATGTCCTCGGAGGTGCAGGCGAAGTGGAGGAACTCGGAAAGCTCTTCCAGCGACGTGCCGGCGATTTTCTCCTTGAGGTAGTACTCCACGGCCTTGACGTCGTGGTTGGTGACCTTTTCGATCGCCTTGACCTTCTCCGCCTCTTCGGGGGTGAAGTCCGCCACGATGGCGCGCAGCCGCCCCTCCTCGTCTGCGCCGAGGGCGCGACACTCGGGGATGCCCTGCTCGGCGCAGAGGGCGATGAGCCAGAGGACCTCGACCTTGACCCGGTTTTTCACCAGGGCGTATTCGGAAAAGCATTCGGTCAGTTCCCCGACCTTGTCGGCGTAGCGCCCGTCGATGGGGCTGATTGCTGTAATCATGGTCTTTTCTCCCGGAAAAAATTGAACAGGCAATATAGCCCACCCGGCCCCGCCCCTGCAAGCCCTTGCCGCGGGAAACGCGCCGAAAAGGGGAGGTGCAAAATGGTCGGGAGGGACCCTGGCCCCAAAAATGTCTCTCAAGCCGGCTATTTTCCAGCCATGGAACCGACCCGACAGCGCGAAGCCCCTGGCACCTCTCCGTGACGGCCATTTCACCCAACCATTTCGGCACCTTACAAAGGCAGCTGCAAAGCCAGGCCAGGTTGGCACGCTCCCTGCTGTATTTAAGACCAACAACCACAAGAAACACATCTTTGACAGAAATCGGCCCTGGAGGCTCCTGTCGCAGGGAGAAGAGAGGGCAAGGCGAGGGAAGCAGGACAGAGCAGTCGATAGAGACGAGAGAGAACAGCTCAAGAATGTTATGGACCGGGCGACCGCAAGTCGCCCGATTTTTTTTGCTCATCCGGGGATTCCGGGTGAGACACTTGAACACCCCCGTGACGCCGCCGGAGCGCAGCCCTCCCCCCCCCGAAGGGGGTTCCCGAAAAATCCTGGTGGGCCATTCTTTCCCTCACAGAGAGGGCCAGAGCCGGTAGGTGTCGAGCCCGGCCAGCCAGGCCTCGTACTGGAGTTCCAGGGCCTCCTTGACGGCGTAGGCCGGCAGCCCCCGAAGGACGTTGGCCTTGAGCCCCAGCCAGCCGACGCCGTCGCAGGAGCCGAGGCTGACGAAGTAGCCCAGCTCCCGGTAGGCGTATTCCCGAAGGGGGCGGCCGTCGGTCATCCGGGCGATGTTCTCGGCGACCTGCCTCCCCTTGCGCAGGGCGGCCTGGGCGGTCTGCGCGTTCAGGCCCCGTCCCTGGAAAACAGAGCAATCCCCCGCGGCGAAGACGTCGGGAAGGGCCTCCCCCCCACAGAGGGCCTGGCCGAATGCGTTGGCCTGCATCAGCAGGGGATGGGGCGCCACCCCGGGAAAGAGGAGGGTGAGCTGGGACGGAAGGGCGTACTTGCGCCCCGAGGGGACCTCTTCGAGGCGGACCGTCTCGCCGGACTGCCCCCGGTAGCCGGTCTCGGGCAGGTACTCGATGCCGCAGCCGGCCATCTTCTTCTCGACATGACGGTGGAAGGCCTCGGGCATCCCCGCCAGCAGCCGCCCGTGCATGTCCACCAGGCGCAGTTGGCCCTCGGCCCGGCGCCGGCGCAGCGCCTCCCGCAACTCGAAGAGGAACTGGATGCCCGTCGCCCCCCCGCCGACGACGGTGACGTGCCGCTCCCCCGGGGAGGTTCGCTCCAGGAATTCCTCCAGAACGGCCTTCCCGCCCCGCCTTCTAAAATCCTCCTGGCCGCAGACGTTGCGCCCCGAGGGCAGCTTGCGGGGCCGGGCGCCGGTGGCGATGACCAGGGCGTCGAAGCGCAGCTCGCCGCCGGGCACGGGAATCGCCCCGGCCTCCTGCCACTGTTTCAGGCTCTCCCCGTCGATGGCGAGGGCCTTGCGGTGGTGCCTGAAACCGTACTTGCGGCCGAGGCGGGCGAAGGGGGCGGTGTAGCGGGAGAGGGGGGACTGCAGGGTCTTGTGCAGGCAGGTCAGCTTGCAGTGGTCCGGCCCGGGGTCGAGAAGGTGGAGTTCCGCATCCCGAAGGAGCCCGTGCAGGGTGATGAGGCAGGCGAGGCCGGCGTACCCCCCGCCGGCGACGACCACGACCGGGCCCTTGCCGATAGTCGGGGAGGCCATGGCTCAACCCCCTTTCCGGGCGCTGGGGCGACCGTTCCCCCGGGACGGCCGGGGCAGGACCTCCCGCAGAAACCGGTTGACCGCCTCGGGGTGGGTGACCACCAGGCCGTGGCCGGCGCCGGGGACCAGCAGGCAGTTCTCCACCCCGGGCGGGGCCATGGCCCGGTCCTCGGCGCCGTGGACCGCCAAGACCGGGCAGGGGACGTCCGTTGCGGGAAAGTACTCCAGGGCCAGGCGCCCTCCCCGAACGATGAGCTCGACTGGGGTGTCGCGCAGCATGGCCCGGGCCTGCTCGTACAGGGGAGGACGGTCGGGGCCGAAAAGCCGGTTCAGGGTGTGCTCCCCCTCCAGCGCCGGACGCAGCAGGGGACCGGGCAGGTGAAGGGAGATTTTCCCCACGCGGCGCGCCGCCGGCACGACCGCCTCGGAGGAAAGGGCGCCGCCGATAAGGACCAGGCCAGCCGCCCGGCCCTGCCGGGCGATGGCCGAGGCCACCATGCCCCCGAAAGAGCAGCCGCCGACCCAGTCGCGGGAATCGATGCCGCACGCCTCCGCGACCTGCTCGGCATAGGCATCCATCCCCTGCCCCTTCCCCGGAACGGGCAGGCGGGGGGTTTCGACCCGGGCGGGCAACTCCCCCAGCAGGGAGAACATCCTCTCGTCCGCGCCGAGGGCGGGAAACAGAAACAGCCGGATCATGGGAGGCCTCCCGGGAACCGCCCCGTGCAGGGGCGGTTCCCGGCCTGTGGGCGCGGGTCAGAAATTCTCAGCCAACACCTCGAAGTAGCCCTGGGGGTGGTTGCACACCGGGCAGATCCCCGGAGCCTCCGTCCCCTCGTGGATGTGGCCGCAGTTGCG
It includes:
- a CDS encoding GNAT family N-acetyltransferase; translated protein: MPQIEVLARFHDRKSFDCGESALNDYLKETARQHVEKGISKTFVLIDPNMPKEILGYYTLASCEVVTSNLPADIAKKYPTRVPAAKLARLTVLRGQQRKGFGGVMMADAMKRILAIADNIGVVGFFVDAKNQPAKEYYEQYGFIPLPNNPLELFLPLATLRKAVEAAG
- a CDS encoding DUF3144 domain-containing protein, translated to MSDEIKDVELFDMADQFIAVANRLVQENGESLGLVSAAFRYAAARFSAHEASHKSKNLVEDKEKALAWFTEQYKDMLSKNLDQHIEHKRNQIK
- the purB gene encoding adenylosuccinate lyase, with amino-acid sequence MITAISPIDGRYADKVGELTECFSEYALVKNRVKVEVLWLIALCAEQGIPECRALGADEEGRLRAIVADFTPEEAEKVKAIEKVTNHDVKAVEYYLKEKIAGTSLEELSEFLHFACTSEDINNLSHALMLKDGLAALQPLQEQIVDVVKKLAADFRSVPMLARTHGQTASPTTIGKELAVFVARLQKQGAGIAAVEILGKLNGAVGNFNAHLSAYPDVDWVALSKRVIEDELGLVQTLFTTQIEPHDYMAELFDALARWNTILVDLDRDVWTYISMAYFGQKTVAGEVGSSTMPHKVNPIDFENSEGNLGLANAVFGHLAAKLPISRLQRDLTDSTVIRNVGVGFGYSMIAYRSTLKGLGKLKLNEDKLAEDLDGAWEVLAEPIQTVMRKAGIEKPYEKLKELTRGQKIDRETIRDFVEGLELAPEDKERLLALTPGSYVGLAPEIVDLLG
- a CDS encoding FAD-dependent oxidoreductase — translated: MASPTIGKGPVVVVAGGGYAGLACLITLHGLLRDAELHLLDPGPDHCKLTCLHKTLQSPLSRYTAPFARLGRKYGFRHHRKALAIDGESLKQWQEAGAIPVPGGELRFDALVIATGARPRKLPSGRNVCGQEDFRRRGGKAVLEEFLERTSPGERHVTVVGGGATGIQFLFELREALRRRRAEGQLRLVDMHGRLLAGMPEAFHRHVEKKMAGCGIEYLPETGYRGQSGETVRLEEVPSGRKYALPSQLTLLFPGVAPHPLLMQANAFGQALCGGEALPDVFAAGDCSVFQGRGLNAQTAQAALRKGRQVAENIARMTDGRPLREYAYRELGYFVSLGSCDGVGWLGLKANVLRGLPAYAVKEALELQYEAWLAGLDTYRLWPSL
- a CDS encoding alpha/beta fold hydrolase, which encodes MIRLFLFPALGADERMFSLLGELPARVETPRLPVPGKGQGMDAYAEQVAEACGIDSRDWVGGCSFGGMVASAIARQGRAAGLVLIGGALSSEAVVPAARRVGKISLHLPGPLLRPALEGEHTLNRLFGPDRPPLYEQARAMLRDTPVELIVRGGRLALEYFPATDVPCPVLAVHGAEDRAMAPPGVENCLLVPGAGHGLVVTHPEAVNRFLREVLPRPSRGNGRPSARKGG